One window from the genome of Rariglobus hedericola encodes:
- a CDS encoding secondary thiamine-phosphate synthase enzyme YjbQ, with protein sequence MGIHQVTLTLRTPGQGMQEITDAVAREVMRSRLKAGVVTVFCQHTSCSLVIMENADPSARRDLEAWLNRLVPENDRHFVHTQEGPDDMPSHIKMALTRTSESVPFAEGRMLLGTWQGLFLWEHRRAPHSRRVVVTVMGD encoded by the coding sequence ATGGGTATTCATCAAGTCACACTTACGCTGCGCACGCCGGGTCAGGGGATGCAGGAAATCACGGATGCCGTTGCTCGCGAGGTGATGCGAAGCCGGCTGAAGGCTGGCGTGGTCACGGTGTTTTGCCAGCATACGAGCTGTTCGCTGGTGATCATGGAAAACGCCGATCCGAGTGCGCGTCGCGATCTTGAAGCCTGGCTGAACCGGCTCGTGCCGGAGAATGACCGGCACTTCGTCCACACCCAGGAAGGTCCGGACGACATGCCGAGTCACATCAAGATGGCGCTGACGCGCACGAGCGAAAGCGTGCCGTTCGCCGAGGGACGAATGTTGCTCGGGACGTGGCAGGGACTTTTTCTCTGGGAACACCGCCGCGCACCGCATTCGCGGCGGGTGGTCGTGACGGTGATGGGCGATTGA
- a CDS encoding class II fumarate hydratase — MRTEKDSMGAMPVSDDALYGASTQRAVLNFPISGRPMPDGFIRGLGLVKIACARANEELGKLSPEKSRFIQQVAREVADGKLNAHFPVDVFQTGSGTSTNMNANEVIANRASQLAGEAIGSKKPVHPNDDVNLSQSSNDIIPTVLHVSAAVALKENLRPALVHLHAALDAKARVFEPIIKIGRTHLMDATPVTLGQEFSGYAAQVAKAIERTDKGIVALRELAVGGTAVGTGINCHPEFASKVVRILSEETGIDFIEARNHFEAQAGRDDAIEVAGHLATIAASLTKIANDIRLLGSGPRSGLGELKLPATQPGSSIMPGKVNPVMSEMLVQVCIYTQGLSQMVVMCGRDGHFELNVTIPLIAYALHESVHVLANGARQFADGCIAGLEADEARCKELVDRSLMLVTALNPHIGYDNAAAVAKEALATGKTLKEVVLAKGLMTATELDVALEPRSMTRPGESSLAGGG; from the coding sequence ATGAGAACTGAAAAAGACTCCATGGGCGCGATGCCTGTTTCCGACGATGCGCTCTACGGTGCCTCCACGCAGCGTGCGGTGCTTAATTTTCCGATCAGCGGACGTCCGATGCCGGATGGTTTTATTCGTGGGCTGGGTTTGGTGAAGATCGCCTGCGCGCGCGCCAATGAGGAGCTCGGGAAATTATCGCCGGAAAAAAGCCGGTTCATTCAACAAGTCGCACGTGAAGTGGCCGATGGGAAACTGAATGCGCATTTCCCCGTGGATGTGTTTCAGACCGGTTCAGGAACCTCGACGAACATGAACGCGAACGAGGTGATCGCCAATCGTGCGAGCCAGCTCGCGGGCGAGGCGATCGGATCGAAGAAGCCCGTTCATCCCAACGACGACGTCAACCTGAGCCAGTCATCCAACGACATCATTCCGACCGTGCTGCATGTGAGTGCGGCGGTGGCGTTGAAGGAAAACCTCCGTCCGGCTTTGGTTCACTTGCACGCAGCACTTGATGCGAAGGCGCGGGTATTCGAGCCGATCATCAAGATCGGTCGAACTCACCTGATGGATGCCACGCCGGTTACACTAGGGCAGGAGTTTTCCGGTTATGCGGCGCAGGTGGCGAAGGCGATTGAACGCACGGACAAGGGGATCGTCGCTCTGCGCGAACTCGCCGTGGGCGGCACGGCGGTCGGCACGGGGATTAACTGTCATCCTGAGTTTGCCAGCAAAGTGGTGCGTATCCTTAGCGAGGAAACCGGCATCGATTTCATTGAGGCGCGTAATCATTTCGAGGCGCAGGCGGGTCGTGACGATGCGATTGAGGTGGCCGGACATCTGGCGACCATCGCGGCGAGTCTTACGAAGATCGCCAATGATATCCGTCTGCTGGGTTCGGGACCGCGCAGCGGGCTGGGGGAGTTGAAGCTGCCGGCGACGCAGCCGGGCTCGTCAATCATGCCGGGCAAGGTCAATCCGGTGATGAGCGAGATGCTCGTGCAGGTGTGCATCTACACGCAGGGACTTTCGCAGATGGTCGTGATGTGCGGACGCGACGGACATTTTGAGCTCAACGTAACGATCCCGCTGATTGCTTACGCGCTGCATGAGTCGGTTCACGTGCTGGCGAATGGGGCGCGTCAGTTTGCCGACGGCTGCATCGCCGGACTCGAGGCGGATGAGGCGCGTTGCAAGGAGCTGGTGGACCGTTCGCTCATGCTGGTGACCGCCTTGAATCCACATATCGGATACGACAATGCGGCGGCGGTGGCCAAGGAAGCGCTCGCCACGGGGAAAACACTCAAGGAAGTGGTGCTGGCAAAGGGTTTGATGACTGCGACCGAACTCGATGTCGCGCTGGAGCCACGTTCCATGACTCGGCCGGGCGAGAGTTCGCTGGCCGGCGGTGGTTGA
- a CDS encoding sigma-70 family RNA polymerase sigma factor, whose translation MNASTKVLAKTLVASPERQQEAGSDWMIVQRVQAGDVAAFDQLILKYRERVYAMVYNMTSNREDAADLTQDAFIKAFQSINRFQGQSSFFTWLYRIAINSALTHIRRSKLRSFFSFDKVHEDATVSAILNQLTDKKDVEREVFVNELQEKLNEAMAKLSIPHRTVVTLFEIDGLSHEEIAEIMNCSVGTVRSRLHYAKQFLQAELQSYVR comes from the coding sequence GTGAATGCATCTACCAAAGTTCTCGCCAAAACGCTGGTGGCGTCGCCCGAGCGCCAGCAGGAGGCGGGTTCTGACTGGATGATTGTGCAGCGCGTGCAAGCGGGGGATGTGGCTGCGTTCGACCAACTGATCCTCAAATACCGCGAGCGGGTGTATGCGATGGTCTACAACATGACCTCGAATCGCGAAGATGCGGCCGATCTCACCCAGGATGCGTTCATCAAAGCTTTTCAATCGATCAACCGGTTTCAGGGGCAGTCTTCGTTTTTTACCTGGCTTTACCGCATTGCGATCAATTCTGCACTAACTCACATTCGGCGCAGTAAGTTACGTTCTTTCTTTAGCTTCGATAAAGTTCATGAAGACGCCACGGTTTCAGCGATTCTCAACCAGTTGACAGACAAAAAGGATGTGGAGCGGGAAGTCTTCGTGAACGAACTTCAGGAAAAATTGAACGAAGCGATGGCCAAATTGTCTATCCCCCACAGAACCGTGGTAACTTTGTTCGAAATAGACGGCCTCAGTCATGAGGAGATCGCCGAGATCATGAATTGCTCGGTGGGCACCGTGCGTTCCCGTCTTCACTACGCTAAACAATTTTTGCAGGCCGAACTCCAATCCTACGTCCGTTGA
- a CDS encoding polyprenyl synthetase family protein → MSATTLIPSDPTMVKDFATVFARLKPHMGVLDVFLRGQLESFEPEIREMADYCIDTSGKRIRPALVFLSGWNGSEVPAQELVRVAGVVELVHLATLVHDDIMDEADLRRSRRTASRQYGPEAAVLLGDALFAHALHLAAQFPTTEVCYAVSDSTRKVCAGEIVQTLRRGTTNITREDYFRVIDLKTAELFRISCFLGSKLGGFPSEFVDAASRFGRHLGIAYQIYDDLADFFGQEKQIGKTLGTDLQSGKVTLPLLALLERLPADDRALLVDEILRRREPDLAGRLRQMSELGIFDMVAAEVETELVHAEAALGPHGSLAPVGLLMQLCETLRYQVRNLRAPAGV, encoded by the coding sequence ATGTCTGCCACGACTCTTATCCCCTCCGATCCAACGATGGTGAAAGATTTCGCCACGGTGTTCGCGCGCCTCAAGCCGCACATGGGTGTGCTCGATGTTTTCCTGCGCGGACAGCTCGAGTCGTTTGAACCCGAGATTCGCGAAATGGCGGATTACTGCATCGACACATCCGGCAAACGCATCCGTCCAGCCTTGGTTTTTTTGAGTGGTTGGAATGGAAGCGAGGTTCCTGCGCAGGAACTCGTGCGAGTGGCCGGGGTGGTTGAGTTGGTGCACCTCGCGACGCTCGTGCATGATGATATCATGGACGAGGCGGACCTGCGCCGGAGTCGCCGCACGGCTTCGCGGCAATACGGGCCCGAGGCGGCGGTGTTGCTGGGCGATGCACTCTTTGCCCATGCGCTTCATCTCGCGGCACAATTTCCCACGACTGAAGTGTGCTATGCGGTTTCAGATTCCACGCGGAAAGTATGCGCCGGCGAGATTGTGCAAACACTGCGTCGAGGGACGACCAACATCACGCGTGAGGATTATTTCCGGGTGATCGATTTGAAGACGGCGGAGCTTTTCCGCATCTCCTGTTTTCTGGGATCCAAGCTGGGTGGATTTCCATCTGAGTTCGTCGATGCAGCGAGCCGGTTTGGCCGGCATTTGGGAATCGCCTATCAAATTTACGACGATCTGGCGGATTTTTTTGGACAGGAAAAACAAATCGGCAAGACACTCGGCACTGATTTGCAAAGCGGCAAAGTCACCCTGCCGCTGCTGGCGCTGTTGGAGCGTTTGCCGGCGGACGATCGTGCCTTGTTGGTGGACGAAATTCTTCGCCGTCGTGAACCCGATCTGGCGGGACGTCTTCGGCAAATGAGCGAATTGGGGATTTTCGACATGGTGGCGGCTGAAGTGGAGACTGAGCTGGTTCACGCGGAGGCCGCGCTGGGCCCGCATGGATCGTTGGCCCCGGTCGGTCTTTTAATGCAGCTGTGCGAAACGTTGCGTTATCAAGTGCGGAACCTGCGGGCGCCGGCAGGCGTCTAG
- a CDS encoding CPBP family intramembrane glutamic endopeptidase, with protein sequence MNDQPILLILMIAVGLYTFNLWREDCKNAQAGKPSPSALPGATPASAKACIIAALGALVILIAETWGELRLGLSDQQSKITVLFGIYTLIAAFIEELIFRGFIVIENKGRALRWAGVAMASVLFAALHPFLWKWEDGVFAWTFSAKGWFSTAAVFASSLWFYTVRFASFNPHRSLLPCIVAHATKNMGVILIKGAQGFVVGLF encoded by the coding sequence ATGAACGATCAACCCATCCTCCTTATCCTGATGATCGCCGTCGGGCTCTATACGTTCAACCTGTGGAGGGAGGACTGCAAAAACGCCCAAGCCGGGAAGCCAAGCCCAAGTGCATTGCCGGGGGCCACCCCCGCCTCGGCCAAGGCCTGCATCATTGCCGCTTTGGGAGCATTGGTGATTCTCATTGCTGAAACCTGGGGCGAACTCCGCCTCGGTCTCAGTGATCAGCAGTCCAAGATCACCGTTTTATTCGGCATCTACACCCTGATCGCCGCGTTCATCGAAGAACTCATCTTTCGAGGATTTATTGTGATCGAAAACAAGGGTAGAGCTCTCCGTTGGGCCGGAGTGGCGATGGCCTCGGTCCTATTTGCCGCGCTCCATCCCTTCCTTTGGAAATGGGAAGATGGCGTATTTGCCTGGACATTTTCAGCCAAAGGATGGTTCAGCACGGCCGCCGTTTTTGCGAGCTCGCTCTGGTTCTACACCGTGCGCTTCGCCTCGTTCAACCCCCACCGCTCGTTGCTCCCTTGTATCGTGGCACACGCCACCAAAAACATGGGGGTCATCCTAATTAAAGGCGCCCAAGGATTCGTAGTCGGATTATTTTAA
- a CDS encoding type II secretion system protein GspD yields the protein MRTHLILLASLTVASQLRAQEAQVSAPPVATATETSASVSKSKDTLSVDFPDEEIRTILRNVADLFELNLVIPDKLQGRTSLKLREVTWRQIFQVVLSPVGYTFVEDGNIIKIVSRDALSAEPFITSSVILENVAAASIQPLLTPILTPGRAATATEPGVTGGSIVLNSLANELIITDQPAAVSRVIETAKRLDSEPRQVVIETKFVELTKNQGKELAVGLAGKQNIGGGAGTAAGALNTLGQILPTGGVATGAPQLGGTGSFNAVLDSKDYSILLRAFDSLSGTRIVSNPTIVAINGSKSQINIGTDFQLVTATQTAPTGGGTPTVTYTAGEKIFEGVKVEVTPQITSNKLVSLALKTEKSNATPFTVGAGVSAQKFYDINKREGSLNMILKDGQTAAIGGLMDTKNTKTDTKVPILGDIPVLGNLFKSKSDQKVETNLIIFITASILEPSKTTYRNLATPAQINALDISAREIQGITYKIPEAEVELYSGVEAARQQKQDAEITAKLEKEKAAKLEAKPTNK from the coding sequence ATGAGAACACATTTAATATTATTGGCCTCATTGACCGTCGCTAGCCAGCTTCGTGCTCAAGAGGCTCAAGTATCCGCCCCCCCCGTTGCAACTGCTACCGAGACATCGGCCAGCGTTTCCAAGAGCAAGGATACGCTCTCAGTGGATTTTCCTGATGAGGAAATTCGCACTATCTTGCGCAACGTTGCGGATCTCTTTGAGCTAAATTTGGTTATCCCTGACAAATTACAGGGACGCACGTCGTTGAAGTTGCGTGAGGTCACTTGGCGCCAGATTTTCCAAGTCGTGCTGTCTCCGGTGGGATACACTTTTGTTGAGGATGGAAATATCATTAAAATCGTCAGCCGCGATGCGTTGTCCGCCGAGCCATTTATCACCAGTAGTGTGATTCTTGAGAATGTCGCTGCTGCCAGTATTCAGCCCTTACTTACGCCGATTTTGACGCCAGGTCGTGCTGCTACCGCCACAGAACCGGGCGTTACGGGTGGATCGATTGTGCTTAACTCATTAGCTAATGAACTGATTATAACTGATCAGCCTGCTGCGGTCAGTCGCGTTATTGAAACAGCGAAGCGTCTGGATTCAGAACCTCGTCAAGTGGTAATCGAAACCAAGTTCGTTGAATTGACGAAAAATCAAGGCAAGGAATTGGCGGTCGGTTTGGCCGGGAAACAGAATATTGGTGGCGGAGCTGGAACTGCTGCCGGTGCGCTCAACACGTTGGGCCAAATATTGCCCACGGGTGGTGTGGCGACAGGTGCGCCTCAATTGGGCGGCACCGGTTCGTTTAATGCGGTTTTGGACTCGAAGGATTATTCAATACTTCTCCGAGCTTTCGATTCCTTGAGCGGAACCCGTATTGTTTCCAACCCGACCATCGTCGCTATCAATGGTAGTAAGTCGCAGATCAACATCGGCACTGACTTCCAGTTGGTGACCGCTACGCAGACCGCTCCCACAGGCGGCGGCACTCCTACTGTTACCTATACTGCCGGCGAAAAAATCTTTGAAGGTGTGAAGGTTGAAGTGACCCCGCAGATCACTAGTAACAAATTGGTTTCACTGGCTTTAAAAACAGAAAAGAGCAACGCGACGCCATTCACGGTGGGTGCCGGTGTTAGCGCTCAGAAGTTTTACGACATCAACAAGCGCGAAGGTAGCTTGAATATGATTCTTAAGGATGGCCAGACCGCCGCGATTGGCGGGTTGATGGACACCAAAAATACTAAAACCGATACCAAGGTGCCGATTCTTGGAGATATTCCTGTTTTGGGGAATCTGTTTAAGTCCAAGAGTGATCAGAAGGTTGAGACCAATCTGATTATTTTTATCACGGCATCTATTCTGGAGCCCAGCAAGACGACGTATCGTAATCTGGCCACGCCGGCACAGATCAATGCGCTGGATATTTCTGCTCGGGAAATTCAGGGTATAACCTATAAAATTCCTGAGGCTGAAGTGGAGCTTTACTCCGGCGTTGAGGCTGCTCGTCAGCAAAAGCAAGACGCTGAAATCACTGCAAAGCTCGAGAAGGAAAAGGCTGCTAAACTAGAAGCCAAGCCGACCAATAAGTAA
- a CDS encoding PilN domain-containing protein — MLSSLKKPSDKSAVTVPAWHPNFRNFERLPDTKVVRTSFFTNGLAVFIACVLAVYVGYKEYALREMTIETENASSAIRKNKPASDQAVVEYKKFQEQEKKVLALRDFLSTSGMPLSDLILRLGSALPASITLNNIEYQSTAVLIRGRIEGASDEASGRAVAFVDTLRKDEAFSKLFGEVSLSSIVRDPGTGQMRFQIDLTFKSLPTKAVPKK; from the coding sequence ATGTTGTCATCCCTGAAAAAACCCAGTGATAAATCTGCGGTGACGGTGCCTGCATGGCACCCTAATTTCCGTAATTTTGAGCGACTTCCTGATACCAAGGTTGTTCGCACTTCATTTTTCACAAATGGCTTGGCTGTATTCATTGCCTGCGTCTTGGCCGTATACGTCGGGTATAAGGAATATGCGTTGCGCGAGATGACCATTGAGACTGAAAACGCATCCAGTGCCATCCGGAAAAACAAACCTGCCAGTGATCAGGCGGTTGTTGAATATAAAAAGTTTCAGGAACAGGAAAAAAAGGTTCTGGCTCTCAGGGATTTTCTTTCCACTTCAGGGATGCCTCTTTCGGATTTGATTTTGCGATTGGGTTCGGCTTTGCCGGCGTCAATCACTCTTAATAATATAGAATACCAATCAACCGCGGTTCTCATTCGTGGTCGAATTGAAGGAGCCTCCGATGAGGCCAGTGGACGGGCCGTTGCGTTCGTTGATACGTTGCGCAAAGATGAGGCGTTTTCTAAACTATTTGGAGAAGTCTCCTTGAGCAGCATCGTGCGTGATCCGGGCACGGGACAAATGCGCTTCCAGATTGATCTTACATTCAAGTCGCTTCCCACCAAAGCGGTGCCAAAGAAATGA
- a CDS encoding AURKAIP1/COX24 domain-containing protein, with amino-acid sequence MGNLKKKRRLQMNKHKRKKRLKSNRHKKRTWQK; translated from the coding sequence ATGGGTAACCTCAAAAAGAAACGCCGCCTCCAGATGAACAAGCACAAGCGCAAAAAGCGCTTGAAGTCTAATCGCCATAAGAAGCGCACGTGGCAGAAGTAA
- a CDS encoding UvrD-helicase domain-containing protein, whose protein sequence is MSDVKPLIDQEARERFRTEWHRNFAVSANAGSGKTTAISERLAAMALAPTGAELLGKTAVVTFTKKAAAQIGQRARAVLLKRVGETGGKDLAPLDHLERAFFGTIHSFCLKLAQTYGQTLGINLNPEVVGDDNDETLWEAFIEQDSMQFSALPAGQLAAFLRHVPLEDVFALARQLDDATARRFLKQVPGRAAGPAQAVLKEILAVVPKQKSSLPKVAANQRAAEEWLRAWQDEKRYLPLIDPEGTAAGMDVLFDRFFAPLKDWLAKAGSVLAAELAGRFRAWRFERGVQTYADQIDAAMAVLRDREILERIRAEGWRIILDEAQDTDPQQFAVLVEITRPPGAPLGAWPGLPNALGPRAGHFCLVGDGQQAIYGSRADIRNFRRHTEAFARGEGGELLNFKVTFRAPHAVVRLLNATLPEAFGEGRAHSFGLPVEEGAPAPMLQVPYENLEAGPGNVEGVAMRLPLVMPVSASGVDAWQSEEIRQVAAFFNEHGPAGVGARCWGDVCVIAPRNGWLLEARKGFEAAGLEVALQTRRNRNGDNPAYAWLAGLLAVICDPDNAFEWVGVLREIFGVSDALLAVERKREGGANEAFNWAEPEAHPEPLRGALEVLRPFILSAQDEGVTLERFAADLVKATRLEERTWLVDPSGGVTGELERLLAQAAELGLEGAGPRDWWHELAAHLDDGRPAGKPTEDAINLLTAHSAKGLEWPVVVVLGLWREPGTVTARGLRLIPDSTGAMNVFYDGASVPADTKEARERERLRELVRLLYVTLTRPRQVLVIPWVEGFGGKVKPGSFSTLWGAKLHEVDELAKTAALATPESEGESVKNSSINKRIADTQKEQGPELPLGAEAPVLPRRVLPHQLAHKPDLTRIARHESGADEPVSARALADDAIDYGLWWHETLEFMPWVGNAVDIAAHGATRLAAAEAQGFGERAAVEWQRWLESEARKELSDARWTRQAELAVFAPLDKITWMDGVIDLVLHDEAAGKVWVLDWKTNRRRKNESDDDMLARLAREYEPQLSAYGTSVQAFFPGCEVRLLVYSTGVGKWIETPRG, encoded by the coding sequence ATGTCTGACGTGAAGCCGTTGATTGATCAGGAGGCGCGCGAGCGATTCCGCACCGAGTGGCATCGTAATTTTGCGGTGAGCGCGAACGCGGGCTCGGGCAAGACGACGGCGATTTCGGAGCGCCTGGCGGCGATGGCGCTGGCGCCGACGGGGGCGGAGCTGCTGGGCAAGACGGCGGTGGTCACGTTTACGAAGAAGGCGGCGGCGCAGATCGGGCAGCGGGCGCGCGCGGTGTTGTTGAAGCGGGTGGGGGAGACGGGCGGGAAAGATCTGGCGCCGCTCGATCACCTGGAGCGGGCGTTTTTTGGGACGATTCACAGCTTCTGTTTGAAGCTGGCGCAGACCTATGGGCAGACGCTCGGCATCAACCTGAATCCGGAGGTGGTGGGCGATGACAACGACGAGACGTTGTGGGAGGCGTTTATCGAGCAGGACTCGATGCAGTTCTCGGCGCTGCCGGCGGGGCAGCTGGCGGCGTTTTTGAGGCATGTGCCGTTGGAAGATGTATTCGCGCTGGCACGACAGTTGGACGATGCGACGGCGCGACGGTTTCTGAAACAGGTGCCGGGGCGCGCGGCCGGACCGGCGCAGGCGGTCTTGAAGGAGATTTTGGCGGTCGTCCCGAAGCAGAAGAGCTCGCTGCCAAAGGTGGCGGCCAACCAGCGTGCGGCGGAGGAGTGGCTGCGGGCTTGGCAGGACGAGAAACGGTATCTGCCGCTGATCGATCCGGAGGGGACGGCGGCCGGAATGGACGTGTTGTTCGATCGTTTTTTTGCACCGTTGAAAGACTGGCTGGCGAAGGCGGGCTCGGTGCTGGCGGCGGAGCTGGCGGGACGGTTCCGCGCGTGGCGATTTGAGCGCGGGGTGCAGACTTACGCGGACCAGATCGATGCGGCGATGGCGGTGCTGCGGGATCGCGAGATTTTGGAGCGGATTCGCGCGGAAGGGTGGAGGATTATTTTGGACGAGGCGCAGGACACGGATCCGCAGCAGTTCGCGGTGCTGGTGGAAATCACGCGGCCGCCGGGGGCGCCGCTGGGCGCGTGGCCGGGGCTGCCGAACGCGTTGGGGCCGCGGGCGGGGCATTTTTGTCTGGTGGGCGACGGGCAGCAGGCGATTTATGGGAGCCGGGCGGACATCCGGAATTTCCGGAGGCACACAGAGGCGTTTGCGCGGGGCGAAGGCGGGGAGTTGTTGAATTTCAAGGTGACGTTCCGCGCGCCGCACGCGGTGGTGCGGTTGCTCAACGCGACGCTGCCGGAGGCGTTTGGTGAAGGGCGCGCGCATAGCTTCGGGCTGCCGGTGGAGGAGGGCGCGCCGGCGCCGATGTTGCAGGTGCCCTATGAAAACCTGGAGGCGGGGCCGGGGAATGTGGAAGGCGTGGCGATGCGACTGCCGCTGGTGATGCCGGTGTCCGCGAGCGGGGTGGATGCCTGGCAGTCGGAGGAGATCCGGCAAGTCGCGGCGTTTTTCAACGAGCACGGTCCGGCAGGCGTGGGCGCGCGTTGCTGGGGCGACGTGTGCGTGATCGCGCCGCGGAACGGCTGGCTGTTGGAGGCGCGCAAAGGATTTGAGGCGGCGGGGCTTGAGGTGGCGTTGCAGACGCGGAGGAATCGTAATGGCGACAATCCGGCGTATGCGTGGCTGGCGGGGCTGCTGGCGGTGATTTGCGATCCGGACAACGCGTTCGAATGGGTGGGCGTGTTGCGGGAGATTTTTGGGGTGAGCGATGCGCTCTTGGCGGTGGAACGGAAGCGCGAAGGCGGCGCGAATGAGGCGTTTAACTGGGCGGAGCCGGAGGCGCATCCGGAGCCGTTGCGCGGGGCGCTGGAGGTGTTGCGGCCGTTTATTTTGTCGGCGCAGGACGAAGGCGTGACGCTGGAGAGGTTCGCGGCGGACCTGGTCAAGGCGACGCGGTTGGAAGAGCGCACGTGGCTGGTGGATCCGAGCGGCGGCGTGACGGGGGAGTTGGAGCGATTACTGGCGCAGGCGGCGGAGCTGGGTTTGGAAGGGGCGGGGCCGCGGGATTGGTGGCACGAACTGGCGGCGCACCTCGATGATGGGCGACCGGCGGGCAAGCCGACGGAGGATGCGATCAATTTGCTGACGGCGCACTCGGCCAAAGGGCTGGAGTGGCCGGTGGTGGTGGTGCTGGGCCTGTGGCGTGAGCCGGGCACGGTGACGGCGCGCGGGTTGCGACTGATTCCGGACTCCACCGGGGCGATGAACGTGTTTTACGACGGGGCGAGCGTGCCGGCAGACACGAAAGAAGCGCGCGAACGGGAACGGTTGAGGGAACTCGTGCGGTTGCTCTACGTGACGCTGACACGACCGCGGCAGGTGTTGGTGATACCGTGGGTGGAGGGCTTTGGTGGCAAAGTGAAGCCGGGGAGTTTCTCAACGCTCTGGGGCGCGAAGCTGCATGAGGTGGACGAGCTGGCGAAGACCGCTGCGTTGGCGACGCCGGAATCGGAGGGCGAGTCGGTGAAGAACAGCTCTATTAATAAAAGAATCGCAGACACGCAGAAGGAACAGGGACCGGAACTACCGCTTGGGGCGGAAGCGCCGGTGTTACCCCGGCGCGTGCTACCGCATCAGCTGGCACACAAGCCGGACCTGACGCGGATCGCGCGGCATGAGTCGGGCGCGGATGAGCCGGTGTCGGCTCGGGCGTTGGCGGACGATGCGATCGACTACGGACTTTGGTGGCACGAGACGCTGGAGTTCATGCCGTGGGTCGGAAACGCGGTGGACATCGCTGCGCATGGAGCGACGCGACTGGCGGCGGCGGAAGCGCAGGGCTTTGGCGAACGGGCGGCGGTGGAGTGGCAACGCTGGTTGGAGAGTGAGGCGCGCAAAGAGTTAAGTGATGCGCGATGGACGCGGCAGGCAGAGCTGGCGGTCTTTGCTCCCTTGGATAAGATCACGTGGATGGACGGCGTGATCGACCTGGTGTTGCACGACGAGGCTGCGGGGAAGGTGTGGGTGCTTGACTGGAAGACCAACCGACGCCGAAAAAACGAAAGTGACGATGACATGCTCGCGCGACTGGCGAGGGAGTATGAGCCTCAATTATCCGCTTATGGGACGAGCGTGCAGGCGTTTTTTCCGGGCTGTGAAGTGCGGTTATTGGTCTACAGCACGGGCGTTGGAAAGTGGATCGAAACACCTCGAGGGTAG